The following coding sequences are from one Mycolicibacterium aichiense window:
- the ripA gene encoding NlpC/P60 family peptidoglycan endopeptidase RipA, producing MRRSLRGSLVRPAIRIAKPVGPLALSVAMTFTMPGLAQAEPGAAPNTIAGLIADVADANQRLQDIGAKVQAEQESVNKALVDVQTARDAAAAAQEKVDASAQGVKDANAAIADAQKRFDTFAAATYINGPSASLVMATNPEEILSTASAGQTLAVSSQQVMTDLQRARTEQINSESAARLAKESADKALADAEASQQSAVDALTAAKQTFTDQQAEINRLAAERKTAQDKLDAARTLVQQSAPANSPAAVPQSAATGPATPGDRWDPAAPGSPKAPGGGTIPPYGSASEWDTTLPMVPSAFVSGDPIQIINAVLQISSSSLNATKQMGKSFLQKLGILKPDDTGITNGAIPYVYGAQASEYVIKRAMSQMGVPYSWGGGTATGPSNGIDSGAGTVGFDCSGLILYAFAGVGIKLPHYSGSQYNMGRKIPSSQMRRGDVIFYGPGGSQHVTLYLGQGQMLEAPYTGSNVKISPVRTSGMTPFVIRYIEY from the coding sequence ATGAGACGTTCCCTTCGCGGCTCTCTTGTCCGGCCGGCCATTCGGATCGCCAAGCCGGTGGGCCCGCTGGCGCTCAGCGTCGCCATGACGTTCACGATGCCCGGACTGGCCCAGGCCGAGCCCGGTGCCGCGCCGAATACGATCGCCGGCCTCATTGCCGATGTGGCCGACGCCAACCAGCGGCTGCAGGACATCGGCGCCAAGGTGCAGGCCGAGCAGGAAAGCGTCAACAAGGCACTCGTCGACGTCCAGACCGCGCGTGACGCCGCTGCCGCGGCCCAGGAGAAGGTCGACGCCAGCGCGCAGGGCGTGAAAGACGCCAACGCCGCAATTGCCGACGCCCAGAAGCGATTCGACACGTTCGCCGCCGCGACCTACATCAACGGTCCGTCCGCGTCGCTGGTCATGGCGACCAACCCCGAGGAGATCCTGTCCACCGCATCGGCCGGGCAGACCCTCGCGGTCAGCTCGCAGCAGGTGATGACCGACCTCCAGCGCGCCCGCACCGAGCAGATCAACTCCGAATCCGCCGCCCGGCTGGCCAAGGAGAGCGCCGACAAGGCCCTCGCCGACGCCGAGGCCAGCCAGCAGTCCGCGGTCGACGCGCTGACCGCGGCCAAGCAGACGTTCACCGACCAGCAGGCCGAGATCAACCGGCTGGCCGCCGAGCGCAAGACCGCCCAGGACAAGCTCGACGCCGCCCGCACTCTGGTTCAGCAGTCGGCGCCCGCGAATTCGCCTGCGGCCGTTCCACAGTCGGCGGCGACCGGCCCGGCGACCCCGGGGGATCGCTGGGACCCGGCCGCCCCCGGTTCGCCGAAAGCGCCGGGCGGGGGAACGATCCCGCCCTACGGCAGCGCCTCCGAATGGGACACCACCCTGCCGATGGTGCCCAGCGCGTTCGTCTCCGGCGACCCGATCCAGATCATCAACGCCGTCCTGCAGATCTCGTCGTCCTCGCTGAACGCAACCAAGCAGATGGGCAAGAGCTTCCTGCAGAAGCTCGGCATCCTGAAGCCCGACGACACCGGAATCACCAACGGCGCCATCCCGTACGTGTACGGCGCGCAGGCCTCCGAATACGTGATCAAACGCGCCATGTCCCAGATGGGCGTGCCGTATTCGTGGGGCGGCGGGACCGCCACCGGCCCCAGCAACGGCATCGACAGCGGCGCCGGAACCGTCGGGTTCGACTGCTCGGGGCTGATCCTCTATGCGTTCGCCGGTGTCGGCATCAAGCTGCCGCACTACTCGGGGTCGCAATACAACATGGGCCGCAAGATCCCGTCGTCGCAGATGCGTCGCGGCGACGTGATCTTCTACGGCCCCGGCGGTAGCCAGCACGTGACCCTCTACCTGGGCCAGGGCCAGATGCTCGAGGCTCCCTACACCGGATCGAACGTCAAGATCTCACCGGTGCGCACCAGCGGCATGACACCGTTCGTCATCCGCTACATCGAATACTGA
- the ripB gene encoding NlpC/P60 family peptidoglycan endopeptidase RipB: MSRNTSRRLFVGTILAALTLGLGIASPANADPGEWDPTLPKILSAGAPGDPVAMANASLQVTQQAAQATMDLGRKFLSGLGFGGSPSALAGGRVRGPQAIEYVIARGASQQGVPYSWGGGAINGPSAGVEEDAGKVGYDCSGFTRYAFAGVGVQIPKYSGDQYNAGRHIPPSQAKRGDLIFYGPGGTQHVTIYLGNGQMLEASSAAGHVTVSPVRTAGMTPYLTRIIET; encoded by the coding sequence ATGTCTCGCAACACTTCTCGACGGCTCTTCGTCGGGACGATCCTGGCGGCACTCACGCTCGGGTTGGGCATCGCCAGCCCGGCCAATGCCGATCCGGGCGAGTGGGATCCGACGCTGCCCAAGATCCTGAGCGCGGGAGCACCCGGTGATCCGGTCGCGATGGCCAACGCGTCGCTGCAGGTGACCCAGCAGGCCGCTCAGGCGACCATGGACCTGGGCCGCAAGTTCCTGTCCGGTCTGGGCTTCGGCGGCTCCCCGTCGGCGCTGGCCGGCGGGCGGGTCCGCGGACCGCAGGCGATCGAATACGTCATCGCGCGGGGCGCGTCACAGCAGGGCGTGCCGTACTCCTGGGGTGGCGGCGCGATCAACGGGCCCAGTGCCGGCGTGGAGGAAGACGCCGGCAAGGTGGGCTACGACTGCTCGGGATTCACCCGTTACGCCTTCGCCGGCGTCGGGGTGCAGATTCCCAAGTACTCGGGTGACCAGTACAACGCCGGCCGGCACATCCCGCCGTCACAGGCGAAGCGCGGCGATCTGATCTTCTACGGACCCGGCGGGACCCAGCACGTCACCATCTACCTGGGCAACGGCCAGATGCTCGAGGCGTCGTCGGCGGCCGGTCATGTGACCGTCAGCCCGGTCCGCACCGCGGGCATGACGCCGTACCTGACCCGCATCATCGAGACCTGA
- a CDS encoding AAA family ATPase, whose amino-acid sequence MTSPGGSPAGPGSFAGPSGAPAAPPSGGNGLAGEVNTLERAIYEVKRIIVGQDQLVERILVGLLAKGHVLLEGVPGVAKTLAVETFAKVVGGTFARIQFTPDLVPTDIIGTRIYRQGREEFDIELGPVVVNFLLADEINRAPAKVQSALLEVMAERKISIGGKTYELPKPFLVMATQNPIENEGVYPLPEAQRDRFLFKINVDYPSPEEEREIIYRMGVTPPEPKQILETGDLLRLQNVAANNFVHHALVDYVVRVVTATRRPEQFGLPDVKAWIAFGASPRASLGIIAAARALALVRGRDYVIPQDVIDVIPDVLRHRLVLTYDALADDIKAETVINRILQTVALPQVNAVSQQGHSAPPVVPAGAGANGR is encoded by the coding sequence ATGACGTCACCAGGTGGGTCGCCCGCAGGCCCCGGATCGTTTGCCGGGCCGAGCGGAGCCCCGGCCGCCCCGCCGTCGGGCGGTAACGGTCTGGCCGGCGAGGTGAACACCCTGGAACGGGCGATCTACGAGGTCAAGCGCATCATCGTCGGCCAGGACCAACTGGTCGAGCGGATCCTGGTCGGGCTGCTGGCCAAGGGCCATGTGCTGCTCGAAGGTGTGCCGGGCGTCGCCAAGACCCTGGCGGTCGAGACGTTCGCCAAGGTGGTCGGCGGTACCTTCGCCCGCATCCAGTTCACTCCCGACCTGGTGCCCACCGACATCATCGGTACCCGCATCTACCGCCAGGGCCGGGAAGAATTCGACATCGAACTCGGCCCCGTGGTGGTGAACTTCCTGCTGGCCGACGAGATCAACCGCGCCCCGGCAAAGGTGCAGTCCGCGCTGCTGGAGGTCATGGCCGAGCGCAAGATCTCCATCGGGGGTAAAACCTACGAGTTGCCCAAGCCGTTCCTGGTGATGGCGACCCAGAACCCGATCGAGAACGAGGGTGTCTACCCGCTGCCGGAAGCCCAGCGCGACCGCTTCCTGTTCAAGATCAACGTGGACTACCCGTCGCCGGAAGAAGAGCGCGAGATCATCTACCGGATGGGTGTCACCCCGCCGGAGCCCAAGCAGATCCTCGAGACCGGCGACCTGCTGCGCCTGCAGAACGTCGCGGCCAACAACTTCGTCCACCATGCTCTGGTCGACTATGTGGTCCGGGTCGTCACGGCGACGCGGCGCCCCGAGCAGTTCGGTCTGCCCGACGTCAAGGCCTGGATCGCGTTCGGCGCGTCACCGCGTGCGTCGCTGGGCATCATCGCCGCCGCCCGCGCACTGGCGCTGGTCCGCGGCCGTGACTACGTCATCCCGCAGGACGTCATCGACGTCATCCCCGACGTCCTGCGCCACCGCCTGGTGCTGACCTACGACGCGCTTGCCGATGACATCAAGGCCGAGACGGTGATCAACCGCATCCTGCAAACGGTTGCCCTGCCTCAGGTCAATGCTGTTTCGCAGCAAGGGCATTCGGCGCCGCCGGTGGTTCCCGCCGGGGCGGGTGCCAACGGTCGGTGA
- a CDS encoding DUF58 domain-containing protein, with product MSESETVHPPSFQRGEIGDAKLSAALRTLELTVKRKLDGVLHGDHLGLIPGPGSEPGESRMYQPGDDVRRMDWSVTARTTHPHVRQMIADRELETWLVVDMSASLDFGTTGCEKRDLAVAAAAAITYLNSGGGNRIGAIIANGDKITRVPALSGRMHEQTLLRTIATMPQAPAGVRGDLAAAIDALRRPERRRGMAVVISDFLGPITWMRPLRAIAARHEVLGIEVLDPRDVELPPVGDVILQDTESGVTREFTIDEQLRADFARAAAVHREEVARTLRRCGAPLMTLRTDRDWIADIVRFVASRRRGALAGSQ from the coding sequence GTGAGCGAATCCGAAACCGTCCACCCGCCGTCCTTTCAGCGCGGTGAGATCGGTGACGCCAAGCTCTCGGCGGCGCTGCGCACCCTCGAGCTCACGGTCAAGCGCAAGCTCGACGGGGTGCTGCACGGTGACCACCTCGGCTTGATCCCCGGCCCGGGCTCCGAGCCCGGCGAGTCGCGGATGTACCAGCCCGGCGACGATGTGCGCCGGATGGACTGGTCGGTCACCGCCCGCACCACCCACCCGCACGTGCGGCAGATGATCGCCGACCGCGAGCTGGAGACCTGGCTGGTGGTCGACATGTCGGCCAGCCTGGACTTCGGCACCACCGGCTGCGAGAAGCGAGACCTGGCGGTGGCCGCCGCGGCGGCGATCACCTACCTCAACAGCGGCGGCGGCAACCGGATCGGCGCGATCATCGCCAACGGCGACAAGATCACCCGTGTGCCCGCGTTGTCCGGCCGGATGCACGAGCAGACTCTGCTGCGGACGATCGCCACCATGCCGCAGGCCCCGGCCGGGGTGCGTGGCGATCTGGCCGCGGCCATCGATGCGCTGCGCAGGCCCGAACGCCGGCGCGGGATGGCCGTGGTGATCAGCGACTTCCTCGGCCCGATCACCTGGATGCGGCCGCTGCGCGCGATCGCCGCGCGCCACGAGGTACTCGGCATCGAGGTGCTCGACCCGCGTGACGTCGAACTGCCCCCGGTCGGCGATGTGATCCTGCAGGACACCGAGTCCGGGGTCACCCGCGAATTCACCATCGACGAACAGCTGCGCGCCGACTTCGCCCGCGCCGCCGCGGTGCACCGCGAGGAAGTGGCGCGCACCCTTCGCCGCTGCGGCGCGCCGCTGATGACCCTGCGCACCGACCGTGACTGGATCGCCGACATCGTGCGGTTCGTCGCCTCCCGTCGGCGCGGTGCACTGGCGGGCAGCCAATGA
- a CDS encoding VWA domain-containing protein: MTLPLLGPMTLGGFEHPWFFLFLLVIAGLVGLYVVVQFARQKRFLRFANMELLESVAPKRPNKWRHLSAILLIASLVLLTIAMAGPTHDVRIPRNRAVVMLTIDVSQSMRATDVEPSRLAAAQEAAKQFADQLTPGINLGLIAYAGTATVLVSPTTNREATKNAIDKLQLADRTATGEAIFTSLQAIATVGAVIGGGDTPPPARIVLMSDGKETVPSNPDNPKGAFTAARTAKDQGVPISTVSFGTPYGYVEINDQRQPVPVDDDMLKKIAELSGGNAYTASSLQQLKEVFTSLQDQIGYETTKGDASTGWLRLGALVLALAALAALLVNRRLPG, encoded by the coding sequence ATGACCCTGCCGTTGCTCGGGCCGATGACGCTTGGCGGCTTCGAACACCCGTGGTTCTTCTTGTTCCTGCTCGTCATCGCCGGACTGGTCGGGCTCTACGTCGTCGTGCAGTTCGCGCGCCAGAAGCGATTCCTGCGCTTCGCCAACATGGAGCTGCTGGAAAGTGTTGCGCCCAAACGGCCCAACAAGTGGCGGCACCTGTCGGCGATCCTGCTGATCGCCTCGCTGGTGCTGCTGACGATCGCAATGGCCGGACCGACGCACGACGTGCGGATTCCGCGTAACCGCGCGGTGGTGATGTTGACCATCGACGTCTCGCAGTCGATGCGCGCCACCGACGTCGAGCCGAGCCGGCTGGCCGCGGCGCAGGAGGCGGCCAAGCAGTTCGCCGACCAGCTGACCCCGGGCATCAACCTGGGCCTGATCGCCTATGCCGGTACCGCGACCGTGTTGGTGTCACCGACCACCAACCGGGAAGCCACCAAGAACGCCATCGACAAGCTGCAGCTGGCCGACCGCACCGCCACCGGCGAGGCGATCTTCACCTCGCTGCAGGCGATCGCCACCGTCGGCGCCGTCATCGGCGGCGGCGACACCCCGCCGCCGGCGCGCATCGTGCTGATGTCCGACGGCAAGGAAACCGTGCCGTCCAACCCGGACAACCCCAAGGGTGCGTTCACCGCCGCCCGCACGGCCAAGGATCAGGGCGTGCCGATCTCCACGGTGTCGTTCGGCACTCCGTACGGCTACGTGGAGATCAACGATCAGCGCCAGCCGGTCCCGGTGGACGACGACATGCTCAAGAAGATCGCCGAGCTCTCCGGCGGCAACGCCTACACCGCATCGAGCCTGCAGCAGCTCAAGGAGGTCTTCACCTCACTGCAGGATCAGATCGGCTACGAGACCACCAAGGGTGACGCCAGCACCGGATGGTTGCGCCTCGGCGCGTTGGTCCTGGCCCTCGCGGCGCTGGCCGCACTGCTGGTCAACCGACGCCTGCCGGGCTGA
- the fabG1 gene encoding 3-oxoacyl-ACP reductase FabG1 — translation MSETAAAESADAAPAVKPPFVSRSVLVTGGNRGIGLAIAQRLAADGHKVAVTHRGSGVPEGLFGVECDVTDTAAIDRAFTEVEEHQGPVEVLVSNAGISKDAFLMRMTEERFQEVINANLTGAFRVTQRASRSMQRKRFGRIIYIGSVSGMWGIGNQANYAAAKAGLIGMARSISRELSKAGVTANVVAPGYIDTEMTRALDERIQAGALDFIPAKRVGTAQDVAGAVSFLASEDAGYIAGAVIPVDGGMGMGH, via the coding sequence ATGTCCGAAACCGCTGCCGCAGAATCGGCCGACGCCGCACCGGCCGTCAAACCGCCGTTTGTCTCACGTTCCGTCCTGGTCACCGGTGGAAACCGGGGGATCGGCCTGGCGATCGCGCAGCGGTTGGCCGCTGACGGGCACAAGGTCGCCGTCACCCACCGCGGCTCAGGGGTGCCCGAGGGATTGTTCGGCGTCGAGTGTGACGTCACCGACACCGCGGCCATCGACCGGGCGTTCACCGAAGTCGAGGAGCACCAGGGACCGGTCGAGGTGCTGGTGTCCAACGCGGGCATCTCCAAGGACGCGTTCCTGATGCGGATGACCGAAGAACGCTTCCAAGAGGTCATCAACGCCAACCTCACCGGCGCGTTCCGGGTGACGCAGCGGGCGTCGCGCAGCATGCAGCGCAAGCGTTTTGGCCGGATCATCTACATCGGTTCGGTATCGGGCATGTGGGGGATCGGCAACCAGGCCAACTATGCGGCCGCCAAGGCCGGCTTGATCGGTATGGCCAGGTCGATTTCCCGCGAACTGTCCAAGGCCGGCGTGACCGCCAACGTGGTGGCGCCCGGTTACATCGACACCGAGATGACCCGCGCGCTCGACGAGCGCATCCAGGCAGGCGCGCTGGACTTCATCCCGGCCAAGCGGGTCGGCACCGCCCAGGATGTGGCCGGAGCAGTCAGCTTCCTGGCGTCGGAGGACGCCGGCTACATCGCAGGCGCGGTGATCCCGGTCGACGGCGGCATGGGCATGGGCCACTAA
- the inhA gene encoding NADH-dependent enoyl-ACP reductase InhA, translated as MAELLEGKRILVTGIITDSSIAFHIAKVAQEAGAELVLTGFDRMKLIQRIADRLPNPAPLLELDVQNQEHLDSLAGRITEVIGEGNKIDGVVHSIGFMPQTGMGINPFFDAPYEDVAKGIHISAYSYASLAKAVLPVMNPGGGIVGMDFDPTRAMPAYNWMTVAKSALESVNRFVAREAGKVGVRSNLVAAGPIRTLAMSAIVGGALGEEAGAQMQLLEEGWDQRAPLGWNMKDPTPVAKTVCALLSDWLPATTGTIIFADGGASTQLL; from the coding sequence ATGGCAGAGCTTCTCGAAGGCAAGCGGATCCTCGTCACGGGGATCATCACCGACTCGTCCATCGCATTCCACATCGCCAAGGTGGCGCAGGAAGCCGGCGCCGAACTGGTGCTCACCGGCTTCGACCGGATGAAGCTGATCCAGCGGATCGCCGACCGGCTGCCGAACCCGGCGCCGCTGCTCGAACTCGACGTACAGAACCAGGAGCACCTGGATTCGCTGGCCGGCCGGATCACCGAGGTGATCGGCGAGGGCAACAAGATCGACGGCGTGGTGCACTCCATCGGGTTCATGCCCCAGACCGGCATGGGTATCAACCCGTTCTTCGACGCCCCGTATGAGGACGTCGCCAAGGGTATTCACATCTCGGCCTATTCGTACGCATCGTTGGCCAAAGCTGTTCTGCCGGTGATGAATCCGGGCGGCGGGATCGTCGGCATGGACTTCGACCCCACCCGCGCGATGCCGGCTTACAACTGGATGACGGTCGCCAAGAGCGCACTGGAATCGGTCAACCGGTTCGTCGCCCGCGAGGCGGGCAAGGTCGGTGTGCGATCCAATCTCGTTGCGGCAGGCCCGATCCGCACACTGGCCATGAGCGCCATCGTCGGCGGCGCTCTCGGCGAGGAGGCCGGGGCGCAGATGCAGCTGCTGGAGGAGGGCTGGGATCAGCGCGCCCCGCTCGGCTGGAACATGAAGGACCCGACGCCGGTCGCCAAGACCGTGTGCGCGCTGCTGTCCGACTGGCTGCCCGCCACCACCGGAACCATCATCTTCGCCGACGGCGGCGCCAGCACCCAGCTTCTCTAG
- a CDS encoding ferrochelatase translates to MPTTFDALLILSFGGPEGPEQVMPFLENVTRGRGIPPERLTAVAEHYLHFGGVSPINGINRALIEEIRAELAERGEQLPVYFGNRNWHPMIEDTVAAMASDGVRRAAVFSTSAWGGYSGCTQYQEDIARARAAVGDGAPELVKMRQFFDHPLLVAMFADAIADAAATLPEPLRAGARLVFTAHSIPVRAADRCGPDLYARQVRYAASLVAAAAGYDDFDVVWQSRSGPPQVPWLEPDVGDHLSVLAEAGTKAVVVCPVGFVADHIEVVWDLDSELREQAEGLGVALARASTPNAQRRFAKLVLDLVDEVRDGGEPAKVAGAQPVPGYGCSVNGAFCTPDCEVSARPSAGSR, encoded by the coding sequence GTGCCCACCACATTTGATGCGCTGCTGATCCTGTCGTTCGGTGGCCCGGAGGGGCCGGAGCAGGTGATGCCGTTTCTGGAGAACGTCACCCGCGGCCGGGGGATACCGCCGGAGCGGCTGACCGCTGTGGCCGAGCACTACCTGCATTTCGGCGGCGTCTCACCGATCAACGGGATCAATCGCGCCCTGATCGAGGAGATCCGCGCCGAACTCGCCGAGCGCGGTGAACAGCTGCCGGTGTACTTCGGCAACCGAAATTGGCATCCCATGATCGAAGACACCGTTGCCGCAATGGCTTCCGACGGTGTGCGACGAGCCGCGGTGTTCTCCACCTCGGCGTGGGGCGGCTACTCGGGGTGCACGCAGTATCAGGAAGACATCGCCCGAGCCCGCGCGGCGGTTGGCGACGGTGCGCCGGAGCTGGTGAAAATGCGCCAGTTCTTCGACCATCCGCTGCTGGTGGCGATGTTCGCCGACGCGATCGCCGACGCCGCCGCGACGCTGCCCGAGCCGCTGCGGGCCGGCGCCCGGCTGGTATTCACCGCACATTCGATACCGGTGCGGGCCGCCGATCGGTGCGGCCCGGATCTATATGCCCGCCAGGTCCGCTACGCCGCGTCGCTGGTGGCCGCCGCGGCGGGCTACGACGACTTCGACGTGGTCTGGCAATCCCGGTCCGGCCCTCCTCAGGTGCCGTGGCTGGAACCCGATGTGGGAGATCACCTCTCGGTGCTGGCCGAAGCGGGGACCAAGGCCGTGGTGGTCTGCCCGGTGGGTTTCGTCGCCGACCACATCGAGGTGGTGTGGGACCTCGACAGCGAACTGCGCGAGCAGGCCGAGGGCCTCGGCGTCGCGTTGGCGCGGGCCTCGACGCCCAATGCTCAGCGCCGGTTCGCGAAGCTGGTACTCGACCTCGTCGACGAAGTGCGTGACGGCGGCGAACCCGCAAAAGTGGCTGGAGCTCAACCGGTTCCAGGCTACGGCTGCAGCGTGAACGGCGCGTTCTGCACGCCCGACTGTGAAGTCAGTGCCAGGCCGAGTGCAGGATCGAGGTGA
- a CDS encoding NfeD family protein, translating to MPAALIWLVFALGLAGAEALTGDMFLLMLSGGALAAAGSSWLLDWPVWADGAVFLVVSVVLLALVRPALRRKFTAGKGLPEPVKALEGKSALVLDRVSRHEGQVKLDGEIWTARPFNDNDVYEPGDHVTVMHIDGATAVVWRNE from the coding sequence ATGCCCGCGGCGCTGATCTGGCTCGTGTTCGCGCTGGGCCTTGCCGGTGCCGAAGCACTGACCGGCGACATGTTCCTGCTGATGCTCTCCGGCGGTGCACTGGCCGCCGCCGGCTCCAGCTGGCTGCTCGACTGGCCGGTCTGGGCGGACGGCGCGGTTTTCCTGGTGGTCTCGGTCGTACTTCTGGCCCTGGTTCGTCCGGCGCTACGACGAAAGTTCACTGCCGGGAAGGGCCTGCCCGAACCGGTCAAGGCGCTGGAAGGCAAGAGCGCGCTGGTGCTCGACCGGGTTTCCCGCCATGAAGGTCAGGTGAAACTCGACGGCGAAATCTGGACGGCGCGGCCGTTCAACGACAACGATGTCTACGAGCCGGGCGACCACGTCACTGTCATGCACATCGACGGTGCCACCGCGGTCGTCTGGCGCAACGAGTAA